A window of the Quadrisphaera sp. DSM 44207 genome harbors these coding sequences:
- a CDS encoding molybdenum cofactor biosysynthesis protein, producing the protein MSASRTAAPGLAAAPEPLVHRYDVEVLHLLVSPVHRYFGRPKDGPLTGEDPQPQTAEVVAGKGLVGDRFFGKAAHLDAAVTLLAVEALEAVAAQLGTGPFDPLLARRNAVLRGAELEPLRGRVFALDGGSGPVLLAGRRQASPCAWMDRVLAPGAHAALRGRGGLRCEPLGSGRLHRGPAVLLSPVPLDPARAGDAVLPRRGHPLP; encoded by the coding sequence GTGAGCGCCTCCCGGACGGCGGCGCCCGGCCTGGCGGCGGCGCCCGAGCCGCTGGTGCACCGCTACGACGTCGAGGTGCTGCACCTGCTGGTCTCGCCCGTGCACCGCTACTTCGGGCGCCCCAAGGACGGGCCGCTGACGGGCGAGGACCCGCAGCCGCAGACCGCCGAGGTCGTCGCCGGCAAGGGCCTGGTCGGCGACCGCTTCTTCGGCAAGGCGGCGCACCTGGACGCCGCGGTCACGCTGCTCGCGGTCGAGGCGCTGGAGGCCGTGGCCGCGCAGCTGGGCACCGGCCCCTTCGACCCGCTGCTCGCCCGGCGCAACGCCGTCCTGCGCGGCGCCGAGCTGGAGCCGCTGCGCGGCCGGGTCTTCGCGCTCGACGGCGGCTCGGGGCCCGTGCTGCTGGCGGGCCGCCGCCAGGCCAGCCCGTGCGCCTGGATGGACCGCGTGCTCGCCCCCGGCGCCCACGCGGCGCTGCGCGGGCGCGGCGGGCTGCGCTGCGAGCCCCTGGGCTCCGGGCGGCTGCACCGCGGGCCGGCGGTGCTGCTCTCGCCCGTGCCGCTGGACCCGGCGCGCGCCGGGGACGCCGTCCTGCCCCGCCGAGGGCACCCGCTGCCGTGA
- the purB gene encoding adenylosuccinate lyase, with product MTSSTPLADAGAALSPLDGRYRPVVAPLVEHLSEAALNRERLRVEVEWLVHLCATGAVPGARVLGAEEVQRLRGLVARFGPDDVAELAAIERETVHDVKAVEYYLRRRLAGTPTADVAELVHFCLTSEDVNNLAHALMLRGGVQRVWLPAARALHADLVAMAREHAHLPMLARTHGQPATPTTLGKELAVFAARLDRQLRRVEGAEHLGKLNGATGTYAAHAVAVPGTDWQEVSRTFVEGLGLTWNPLTTQIEPHDWQAELYSDLARANRVLHDLCTDTWAYISLGYFVQVRGQGSVGSSTMPHKVNPIRFENAEANLEVSTALLDVLAATLVTSRLQRDLSDSSMQRNAGTAIGHSLLAVDNTRRGLAGLDADPAALAADLDANWEVLGEAVQSVMRAAAVAGAPGMANPYERLKDLTRGRRVDAEGLRAFVTGLGLPDDAERRLLALTPAGYTGYAERLVGHL from the coding sequence GTGACGTCCTCGACACCGCTCGCCGACGCCGGCGCGGCCCTGAGCCCCCTGGACGGCCGCTACCGGCCGGTCGTGGCGCCGCTGGTCGAGCACCTGTCCGAGGCGGCCCTGAACCGCGAGCGGCTGCGCGTGGAGGTCGAGTGGCTCGTGCACCTGTGCGCCACGGGCGCCGTGCCGGGCGCGCGGGTCCTCGGCGCCGAGGAGGTGCAGCGCCTGCGCGGCCTCGTCGCGCGGTTCGGCCCGGACGACGTCGCGGAGCTGGCGGCGATCGAGCGCGAGACGGTGCACGACGTCAAGGCGGTGGAGTACTACCTGCGCCGCCGCCTGGCCGGCACGCCGACGGCCGACGTCGCGGAGCTCGTGCACTTCTGCCTGACCAGCGAGGACGTCAACAACCTCGCCCACGCCCTCATGCTGCGCGGCGGCGTGCAGCGGGTGTGGCTGCCCGCGGCGCGGGCGCTGCACGCCGACCTCGTCGCCATGGCCCGCGAGCACGCGCACCTGCCGATGCTGGCCCGCACGCACGGGCAGCCGGCCACCCCCACCACCCTCGGCAAGGAGCTCGCCGTCTTCGCGGCGCGCCTGGACCGGCAGCTGCGGCGGGTCGAGGGGGCCGAGCACCTGGGCAAGCTCAACGGCGCCACGGGCACCTACGCCGCCCACGCGGTCGCCGTCCCCGGCACCGACTGGCAGGAGGTCTCGCGCACCTTCGTCGAGGGCCTGGGGCTGACGTGGAACCCGCTGACCACGCAGATCGAGCCGCACGACTGGCAGGCCGAGCTCTACAGCGACCTCGCGCGCGCCAACCGGGTGCTGCACGACCTGTGCACCGACACCTGGGCCTACATCTCCCTCGGCTACTTCGTGCAGGTGCGGGGCCAGGGCAGCGTCGGGTCGAGCACCATGCCGCACAAGGTCAACCCGATCCGCTTCGAGAACGCCGAGGCGAACCTCGAGGTCTCCACCGCCCTGCTCGACGTGCTGGCGGCCACGCTCGTCACCTCCCGGCTGCAGCGGGACCTGTCCGACTCCTCGATGCAGCGCAACGCGGGCACCGCGATCGGGCACTCGCTCCTGGCCGTCGACAACACCCGCCGCGGCCTGGCGGGCCTGGACGCCGACCCGGCGGCGCTCGCCGCGGACCTCGACGCGAACTGGGAGGTCCTCGGGGAGGCGGTGCAGTCGGTGATGCGGGCCGCGGCCGTGGCGGGGGCGCCCGGGATGGCGAACCCCTACGAGCGCCTCAAGGACCTCACGCGCGGCCGGCGCGTCGACGCCGAGGGCCTGCGCGCCTTCGTCACGGGCCTGGGCCTGCCGGACGACGCCGAGCGGCGGCTGCTGGCGCTGACCCCCGCCGGGTACACCGGCTACGCCGAGCGGCTGGTCGGGCACCTGTGA
- a CDS encoding low molecular weight protein-tyrosine-phosphatase — translation MTTGAERYRVTFVCTGNLCRSPIAEAVVRAAVEHEGLADRVEVDSAGTDPWSVMGDPADSRAVALLERHGYDASTHVARVLDRSAIRRTDLVVAMARNHEEVLRGWAGEDDDPGRIRLMRSFDPGAVAKDKLDVLDPFYGKKKDFERVLRQVEAAVPGLVAHVRDGLAVKERTAQERTAQERERPA, via the coding sequence GTGACGACGGGAGCGGAGCGGTACCGGGTCACGTTCGTGTGCACCGGGAACCTCTGCCGCTCCCCGATCGCGGAGGCGGTGGTGCGCGCGGCGGTCGAGCACGAGGGCCTGGCCGACCGCGTCGAGGTCGACTCGGCCGGCACGGACCCGTGGAGCGTGATGGGCGATCCCGCCGACTCGCGCGCGGTCGCCCTGCTCGAGCGCCACGGGTACGACGCGAGCACGCACGTGGCGCGGGTGCTCGACCGCTCGGCGATCCGCCGCACGGACCTCGTCGTCGCCATGGCGCGCAACCACGAGGAGGTGCTGCGCGGCTGGGCCGGCGAGGACGACGACCCCGGGCGGATCCGGCTCATGCGCTCCTTCGACCCCGGAGCCGTCGCGAAGGACAAGCTCGACGTCCTCGACCCCTTCTACGGCAAGAAGAAGGACTTCGAGCGGGTGCTGCGCCAGGTCGAGGCCGCCGTGCCGGGTCTGGTGGCCCACGTGCGCGACGGCCTGGCCGTGAAGGAGCGGACGGCGCAGGAGCGGACGGCGCAGGAGCGGGAGCGCCCGGCGTGA
- a CDS encoding CPBP family intramembrane glutamic endopeptidase, whose protein sequence is MTAVRGPASAPTAPLEPAARRRLGAEVLIVLGLSIGQSAVYAAVRLVAIATQGPVSAATATLNASQSERPYLDLTYQLLTIAFDLVPVALALFLLAEPGRSALRRIGFDGRRPLRDLGTGVVLAAVIGLPGLALYFAGRALGITAEVVASGLGAHWWTVPVLLLSAAHNAVLEEVVVVGYLLERLQRLGWSVPAVVVASSVLRGSYHLYQGYGPFVGNAVMGVVFALFYLRVRRVMPLVVAHTLLDVVAFVGYATLADELGLR, encoded by the coding sequence GTGACCGCCGTGCGAGGACCGGCCAGCGCGCCCACCGCGCCGCTGGAGCCCGCCGCCCGCCGCCGCCTCGGCGCCGAGGTGCTCATCGTCCTGGGCCTGAGCATCGGCCAGTCGGCGGTCTACGCCGCGGTGCGCCTCGTCGCGATCGCGACGCAGGGCCCGGTCTCGGCTGCCACGGCCACGCTCAACGCCTCGCAGAGCGAGCGCCCCTACCTGGACCTGACGTACCAGCTGCTGACGATCGCCTTCGACCTCGTGCCCGTCGCCCTGGCGCTGTTCCTGCTCGCCGAGCCCGGGCGCTCGGCGCTGCGGCGGATCGGGTTCGACGGGCGGCGCCCGCTGCGCGACCTCGGCACCGGCGTCGTCCTCGCCGCCGTCATCGGGCTGCCCGGCCTGGCGCTGTACTTCGCCGGGCGGGCGCTCGGGATCACCGCGGAGGTCGTCGCGTCGGGCCTGGGCGCGCACTGGTGGACCGTGCCGGTGCTGCTGCTCTCCGCCGCGCACAACGCCGTGCTGGAGGAGGTGGTCGTCGTCGGCTACCTGCTCGAGCGGCTGCAGCGCCTGGGCTGGTCGGTGCCCGCGGTGGTGGTCGCCAGCTCGGTGCTGCGCGGCAGCTACCACCTGTACCAGGGGTACGGGCCCTTCGTCGGCAACGCGGTGATGGGCGTGGTGTTCGCGCTGTTCTACCTGCGGGTGCGGCGGGTGATGCCGCTGGTGGTGGCGCACACCCTCCTCGACGTCGTCGCCTTCGTCGGCTACGCGACCCTCGCCGACGAGCTCGGCCTGCGCTGA
- a CDS encoding ABC transporter ATP-binding protein, translated as MSRGRPSPGSARRRGRPGEREEAALGPVAGLRLLAPHLRRHRTALAAAVLLSLLGAVTALAQPLLVGRVITAVEQGTALVPVVTALVAVLLAGSLVGAVQQYLLERSGEGVVLSVRRSLVERLLRLRVAEHDRATSGDLLSRVGSDTTLLRSVVTSGLFEVASQLLTGLGALVLMGLIDVVLLAVTLVAVAVGATAGVLVGSRLGALGLQAQRRVGDMSAAVGRALSAVRTVRASGATERETAAVLRSAAAARDAGVRAARVRAAISPIVGIAVQGAFIAVLGTGGYRVASGALSVAELVSFVLLLFALVLPLGQLLGTYATLQTGLAALTRVQEVLVLPVEEDDAPPAPAAARVARGDAPLLELDRVAFAYPDGTRALEEVSFAVPRGTRTALVGPSGAGKSTVLALVERFHDATAGAVRLDGVDVRHLPRDALRARLGYVEQEAPVLAGTLRENLLLAAPDAADAEVAAVLAAVGLTGLVSRSPQGLDAAVGEGGVLLSGGERQRLAIARSLLARPELLLLDEPTASLDARNERLLREALVQASTRSTLVVVAHRLSTVVDSDQIVVVEAGRSVAAGRHEELLETSPLYRELAATQLLV; from the coding sequence GTGAGCCGGGGGAGGCCCTCGCCCGGCTCCGCCCGCCGGCGCGGCCGCCCCGGTGAGCGCGAGGAGGCCGCGCTGGGGCCGGTGGCGGGGCTGCGGCTGCTGGCCCCGCACCTGCGCCGCCACCGCACCGCCCTGGCCGCGGCGGTGCTGCTCTCCCTGCTCGGGGCCGTCACCGCGCTGGCGCAGCCCCTGCTCGTCGGCCGGGTGATCACCGCGGTGGAGCAGGGCACGGCCCTGGTGCCCGTGGTGACCGCGCTGGTGGCCGTGCTGCTGGCCGGCTCCCTGGTCGGCGCGGTGCAGCAGTACCTGCTGGAGCGCTCCGGGGAGGGCGTGGTGCTCAGCGTGCGCCGCAGCCTCGTCGAGCGGCTGCTGCGGCTGCGGGTCGCCGAGCACGACCGGGCCACCAGCGGCGACCTGCTCTCGCGCGTCGGCTCCGACACCACGCTGCTGCGCTCGGTGGTGACCTCCGGGCTGTTCGAGGTCGCCAGCCAGCTGCTCACCGGTCTCGGCGCGCTGGTCCTCATGGGCCTGATCGACGTCGTCCTGCTCGCCGTGACCCTGGTCGCGGTCGCCGTCGGCGCCACGGCCGGCGTGCTGGTCGGCTCCCGCCTCGGGGCGCTGGGCCTGCAGGCCCAGCGCCGGGTGGGGGACATGTCGGCCGCGGTCGGGCGGGCGCTGTCCGCGGTGCGCACCGTGCGCGCCTCCGGGGCCACCGAGCGCGAGACCGCCGCCGTGCTGCGCAGCGCCGCCGCCGCCCGCGACGCCGGGGTGCGCGCGGCGCGGGTGCGGGCGGCGATCTCCCCGATCGTCGGGATCGCGGTGCAGGGCGCGTTCATCGCCGTCCTCGGCACCGGCGGGTACCGGGTGGCCAGCGGCGCGCTGTCCGTCGCGGAGCTGGTCTCCTTCGTGCTGCTCCTCTTCGCCCTGGTCCTGCCCCTGGGGCAGCTGCTCGGCACGTACGCGACGCTGCAGACCGGCCTGGCGGCCCTGACCCGGGTGCAGGAGGTGCTGGTGCTGCCCGTCGAGGAGGACGACGCCCCGCCCGCACCCGCCGCCGCACGGGTCGCGCGGGGCGACGCGCCGCTGCTGGAGCTGGACCGCGTCGCCTTCGCCTACCCCGACGGCACGCGGGCGCTGGAGGAGGTCTCCTTCGCGGTGCCGCGCGGCACCCGCACCGCGCTGGTGGGGCCCTCGGGCGCGGGCAAGTCCACCGTGCTGGCCCTCGTCGAGCGCTTCCACGACGCCACCGCCGGCGCCGTGCGCCTCGACGGGGTCGACGTGCGCCACCTGCCCCGCGACGCCCTGCGCGCGCGGCTGGGCTACGTCGAGCAGGAGGCGCCCGTGCTCGCCGGCACGCTGCGCGAGAACCTGCTGCTGGCCGCTCCCGACGCGGCCGACGCCGAGGTGGCCGCCGTCCTGGCCGCCGTCGGGCTCACCGGCCTGGTCTCCCGCTCCCCGCAGGGCCTGGACGCCGCGGTCGGCGAGGGCGGGGTGCTGCTCTCCGGCGGGGAGCGCCAGCGCCTCGCGATCGCCCGCTCGCTGCTGGCGCGCCCCGAGCTGCTCCTGCTGGACGAGCCCACCGCCAGCCTCGACGCGCGCAACGAGCGGCTGCTGCGCGAGGCGCTGGTGCAGGCCTCCACCCGCAGCACCCTCGTCGTCGTCGCGCACCGGCTGTCCACCGTCGTCGACTCCGACCAGATCGTCGTCGTCGAGGCCGGGCGCTCGGTCGCCGCCGGCCGCCACGAGGAGCTGCTGGAGACCTCCCCGCTGTACCGGGAGCTGGCGGCCACGCAGCTGCTCGTCTGA
- a CDS encoding haloacid dehalogenase type II, which yields MTIPLPVRAVLFDVNETLSDTSALAGAFEGVGAPGHLAPTWFAAVLRDGFALTLAGASAPFADVARAVGRTVLAQAVAPERLDDAVQRVVAAVGELPLHPDVPGGLRALAGRGLRLATLTNGGAAVPRQLLAAAGLEGVVDRLLSVQDAPGGAWKPAASAYRHALGQLGVEPADAVLVAVHPWDVDGAHRAGLRTVFVDRAGTGHPAVFAAPDAVVSGVDELPAVLTAR from the coding sequence GTGACGATCCCGCTGCCCGTGCGCGCCGTCCTGTTCGACGTCAACGAGACCCTGTCGGACACCTCCGCGCTGGCGGGCGCGTTCGAGGGGGTGGGGGCGCCGGGGCACCTGGCGCCCACGTGGTTCGCCGCGGTGCTGCGCGACGGGTTCGCGCTCACCCTCGCCGGCGCCAGCGCCCCGTTCGCGGACGTCGCCCGGGCGGTGGGGCGCACCGTGCTGGCGCAGGCGGTGGCGCCCGAGCGCCTGGACGACGCGGTGCAGCGCGTGGTCGCCGCCGTGGGCGAGCTGCCGCTGCACCCCGACGTGCCCGGCGGGCTGCGGGCCCTGGCCGGGCGCGGGCTGCGCCTGGCGACGCTGACGAACGGGGGCGCCGCGGTGCCGCGCCAGCTGCTGGCCGCCGCGGGCCTCGAGGGGGTGGTCGACCGCCTGCTGTCGGTGCAGGACGCCCCGGGCGGGGCGTGGAAGCCGGCGGCGTCCGCGTACCGGCACGCGCTCGGGCAGCTCGGGGTCGAGCCCGCGGACGCCGTCCTCGTCGCGGTCCACCCGTGGGACGTCGACGGGGCGCACCGGGCGGGCCTGCGCACGGTGTTCGTGGACCGCGCGGGCACCGGCCACCCCGCCGTCTTCGCCGCCCCGGACGCCGTCGTCTCCGGCGTCGACGAGCTGCCCGCGGTGCTGACCGCCCGGTGA
- a CDS encoding lycopene cyclase family protein, producing the protein MRSVDVALVGAGGAGLAVLHQLARAAPAGRRLRVALVDPLDRLAERPADRTWCSWDDAASPAARELAPAVHRSWRAVSVVDPGGVEHVLDLGRLRYAMVRSEDWYGLVADAVAAAARRRALDVVRVPAPAGAVVDAQARAVVSTAVGAVAASWVLDSRPAPPARAGATALLQHFRGVRVRTGAPALDPQRAVLMDLAVAQPRVGLAFGYCLPSDERTALVEHTEFSPAVLDDAGYEAALGALLPRALGGAPVEAVEHVEQGAIPMTDAAFARRAGRRVLRIGTGGGAVRPSTGYAFSALQRSARAVAAQVLAGRPVLPPRPYPRRHAWMDALVLRALADGSLDGPSFFPRLFTRNPPERVLRFLDGTTGPAAELALMATAPRGPMLRALARDAAWRVTMGR; encoded by the coding sequence GTGCGGTCCGTGGACGTCGCCCTCGTCGGCGCGGGCGGCGCGGGCCTGGCGGTGCTGCACCAGCTGGCGCGCGCCGCCCCGGCGGGCCGCCGCCTGCGCGTGGCGCTGGTGGACCCCCTCGACCGCCTCGCCGAGCGCCCCGCGGACCGCACCTGGTGCTCCTGGGACGACGCCGCCTCGCCCGCCGCCCGGGAGCTGGCCCCGGCGGTGCACCGGTCGTGGCGGGCGGTCTCGGTCGTGGACCCCGGCGGCGTCGAGCACGTGCTCGACCTGGGCCGCCTGCGCTACGCCATGGTGCGCAGCGAGGACTGGTACGGCCTCGTCGCCGACGCCGTCGCGGCCGCCGCCCGCCGCCGCGCCCTGGACGTCGTGCGGGTGCCGGCGCCGGCCGGGGCCGTCGTCGACGCGCAGGCGCGCGCGGTGGTCAGCACGGCCGTCGGCGCCGTCGCGGCGTCCTGGGTGCTGGACTCGCGGCCGGCCCCGCCCGCGCGGGCGGGCGCCACGGCGCTGCTGCAGCACTTCCGCGGCGTGCGCGTGCGCACGGGCGCGCCCGCGCTGGACCCGCAGCGGGCGGTCCTCATGGACCTCGCCGTCGCGCAGCCGCGCGTCGGCCTGGCCTTCGGGTACTGCCTGCCCAGCGACGAGCGCACCGCACTGGTGGAGCACACCGAGTTCTCCCCGGCCGTCCTCGACGACGCCGGGTACGAGGCGGCGCTGGGCGCGCTGCTCCCGCGCGCGCTGGGCGGCGCGCCGGTGGAGGCGGTCGAGCACGTCGAGCAGGGCGCGATCCCCATGACCGACGCCGCCTTCGCCCGCCGCGCCGGCCGGCGCGTGCTGCGGATCGGCACGGGCGGCGGCGCGGTGCGCCCGTCGACCGGCTACGCCTTCAGCGCTCTGCAGCGCTCGGCGCGCGCCGTCGCCGCGCAGGTGCTCGCCGGCCGCCCGGTGCTGCCCCCGCGCCCCTACCCCCGCCGCCACGCGTGGATGGACGCGCTGGTGCTGCGCGCCCTCGCCGACGGCTCCCTGGACGGGCCCTCGTTCTTCCCGCGCCTGTTCACGCGCAACCCGCCCGAGCGGGTGCTGCGCTTCCTCGACGGCACCACGGGGCCCGCCGCCGAGCTGGCGCTGATGGCCACCGCGCCGCGCGGGCCGATGCTGCGGGCGCTCGCGCGCGACGCCGCGTGGCGGGTCACGATGGGGCGGTGA
- a CDS encoding GNAT family N-acetyltransferase, translating into MTTLVTTDRLVVRDWEPEDAAAALAVYGDARVARWLAPAAEPVPDAGAMRALLERWRAEQAREGGDLDRFVGRWALARREDGAVVGSLVLRTMPPHDEDLEIAWQVAPEHWGEGYATEGTAALARWAFAHSAAELFAVIRPGNEVSEHIARRLGMEWVGETEKYYDLALRVYRLRPSDLLADATADATAGRARPQRS; encoded by the coding sequence GTGACGACCCTCGTGACGACGGACCGCCTCGTGGTGCGCGACTGGGAGCCGGAGGACGCGGCCGCGGCCCTGGCGGTCTACGGCGACGCCCGCGTGGCGCGGTGGCTGGCGCCCGCGGCCGAGCCGGTGCCCGACGCCGGCGCCATGCGCGCGCTGCTGGAGCGCTGGCGCGCCGAGCAGGCGCGCGAGGGCGGCGACCTCGACCGGTTCGTCGGCCGCTGGGCGCTCGCGCGCCGCGAGGACGGCGCCGTCGTCGGCAGCCTCGTGCTGCGCACCATGCCGCCGCACGACGAGGACCTGGAGATCGCCTGGCAGGTCGCCCCCGAGCACTGGGGCGAGGGCTACGCGACCGAGGGGACGGCGGCGCTGGCCCGGTGGGCCTTCGCGCACTCGGCCGCGGAGCTGTTCGCCGTCATCCGTCCCGGCAACGAGGTCTCCGAGCACATCGCGCGCCGCCTCGGCATGGAGTGGGTGGGCGAGACCGAGAAGTACTACGACCTCGCCCTGCGCGTGTACCGGCTGCGCCCGAGCGACCTGCTGGCCGACGCCACCGCCGACGCCACCGCCGGCCGGGCGCGGCCGCAGCGCTCCTGA